The following is a genomic window from Chloroflexota bacterium.
GACCGCCAGTCCCAGCTCGATGGCCGGGCTCCAGCGCCAGCGGACGGCCGGCTCGGCCGCCGCCGTCCACCCGCCCAGTGCGAGGGTCGCAAGGAGCGCCCCGACCGCGAGCGGACCGAGCAGCCCGCTCCGACGCCGAAGTAGCACCAGGAGCCCGGCGGCGAGGAGCGGCAAGAGCGGCAGGGCGAGCACGCTCATCCGCGCAGCCGCCGAAGCTTCTCGGTGATGTCTGCGCGCCGGACGCGGTAGACGTTGGTGACGAGGGCGAAGCCGAGCGCCATCTCGATCGCCATCACGGTCATGAAGACGATCGCCAGCATCTGGCCCTGGGGGTTGCCGCCGGCCGTGCGCGCCCAGAAGGCGACCAGGGCGAGGATGGCGG
Proteins encoded in this region:
- the nuoK gene encoding NADH-quinone oxidoreductase subunit NuoK, with the translated sequence MTLEAVLVVAAALFGIGVYGALSQQSFVMLIMGLELMINAAILALVAFWARTAGGNPQGQMLAIVFMTVMAIEMALGFALVTNVYRVRRADITEKLRRLRG